One Betta splendens chromosome 5, fBetSpl5.4, whole genome shotgun sequence genomic window, TCCAACTGGTGAGCCTGATAAGCTGCTGCTACACACGAGCTGTCCTGACTGCATTGTAGGACAGACAAAGACTAGAATCAGCCTTTTTGTGCTCTTCAGTAAGTGACTGTATCAATAAAATAAGTATATTTGGGTTTATAAAATCAAAACTGTGGTAAAGAAGTATACACTGCACGTTCATATGCAGGCAGAGTTATGACTTATGAGAGATGATTTGCATGTGGACGTACTCAGCAAAGTTTTATCTGTAATGCAGAAATCTGCAGCAATACTATTAACATAATTCTAGCtaaatgattttcttttttgttcaaATAATTTCCACAGTTCAGCATCATGAatttaaacatttcaaaacCCAAATGTACTTTATAGGCttacaaatatttataatagATAAATGTGTCAGTTGTTTATCCTTAAACCAGACTAACACAAGAAAACGATTAAGCTGctttgaaaaaatgttttttaatgacATGACCTTTCCTAATATTTTCTAAAAATCTTCAGTGTTCATAAACAAAACCATGTGACACAGTGAAGAACTGAACCACCGTAATGTCCTCACCCGCACTCTGTCTAATACTGAGCTGCTACTTTACTGGTGTCTCGTGTTGTGTAATTACAGTATCTCTAATATACTTTTGAAATATAGCTTTTAAACATATGAAGTGTGCAGCGATGAGAcaagtgtgtttgcatttgtttaacaGGTAGGAGAAAGACTGTCACTGATGCTGAGCTGAAGGAGTTTGCAACACAGTCAGATTGTCTTGGCTTCTCCAAACCAGAGGTCCTAAGCACAGACCACGGTGAGAAATGAGGAGAAAATTGCTTGTGTACAGATAAAGTCAAATTACATATACAAACTATTGCCAACTGAGGTTTGCAGAGAATGTAgcacttttacacacacacacgcgcacacacacgcgcacacacacacacgcacacacacacgcacgcacgcacgcacgcacgcacgcacgcacgcacgcacgcacgcacgcacgcacacacacacacacacacaagcactgaTTTAAAGCATTAACATGTGAATATTTCAgtgatttgctttcctctgcTCACAGTATATGAAAACTGCAAGTCAGTTAAAGACAAGAGTGACGACAACCTTCCAGAACAGTCGGCCAAGGTGGTTGAAAAGTTAGGTGGCCTGTTTACGGCTCCCCTTCAGTGTTTTGCACAGAGTGTTTTCTACTACCCTCGTGCTACGCTTGGGTGGTTTCAGGATAAGTGGGACCGCCTTTGGTGAATGCATCTCATCACTCATATAATAAATATCCCTCATCCTAATCATGCTTGTCtaaattgtgatttttttacattattctTGCAGGTGGGAATGTACAGTCCTTGTCTCTGTTTAGGACTTTGGTGAGCAAATATGGGTTTAATCCAATAAAGACTTGTTCAtgcaaggggggggggttgcataaacaggggggggggcttttcaTTACCCAATACATCAACTAACTTTGCATTATTCTAAAATGAACTTTAGACGTATATCGAGGGCATACGTCGATATACGTCGGTATACTTTTATATATTGAGGGTTTTCCGTACGTACATGCTGTTGAGTGTTAGCTAGATATCGATTGCAAACTTTAGTTAATATAATTTAacattccatccatccattttcttaaccgcttactccctagtgcggggtcacgggggtgctggagcctatcccagccggctacgggcgagaggcagggtacaccctggacaggtcgccagtccatcgcagggcagagcaacacatagacagacaaccattcactcacgcaatggagagaggccaatcaacctaatgcacgtcttcggactgtgggaggaagccggagaacccggagagaacccacgcaaacacggggagaacgtgcaaactccacataGAAAGGcgccagggccgcctccgggaatcgaacccagaaccttctagctgtgaggcgacagtgctacccaccgcaccaccgtgccgccctaatTTAACATTGTTGTGTCCAATATTTTATTTAGTCAAGAAAAACGAACCTGCCAAATTTTCACACTTCTCGTTGTCATAAACCACAACTCCTAATCCTTCTCACCCCTTTTTCTTCAGCTTCAGAACTGCAGCACTTACATGTGAGTTTGTTTGATGTGCACACAAAGCTACAACAGATGCACCAACAACAGCGGGTTAACAGTCAGTTTACTGTAGTGGTTAATTTGTCCTCCCAGTGAGGGGTGGGTAGAGGTAGGACGAAACAATTGGTCAGtgattttaatataaaacagatGTGAGAGTGACACAGAGGCATCAGAGACAGGATGAAGactttgtgtgttgctgttgttgtactGAGTCCCACCTCAGTGTGTCAGTCTGCAACGCTGGCCtgtgagaagctgctgaagccaCTCGACCAAAGTCCAGACGTAAGAGTCTTTGCACGTTTATAAACTATTGTTGCTAGCGGCCGGAGCGAGTTTCTGCAGGGTGTCTGGGCTTCTCCACATCCATAAGAGCCAGCTGAGGTCCAGCTGGGAGGTGTTCTGGACATGTCCCAGCGGCAGGAGACCGGACAAGCGgttaaaaatggatggatggatttgaAAAGGTCTTGATGTAAGATATTTATGAAGATtttctgtacatactgtagtttgtgtaatgttatttaatttttaaaatatgaatgaaggGCAAGATTATGTTCTTGGAGTTGTTCATGTTGGCCTTTGTAGCTTTTATTTACTTGATTTATTTGCAAAAGATAAATGTGACACATTTTTACGGGAATGAAGCATTAACCTTCAAATCAAACAACATTACTGCCAGCTGTACCCACTGGTAGCGTTGCACACTGGACCCTGGCCCGAATACAGCGCAGCACAGTTGGATAACATCCCTGGTGCTCTAGTGCCATTCCACgtatttattgtatattttacatttagaaaaacaaatacagcatAGAgatctgtgtttgttgttatgTGAGCCACAAACTGTTTGTCCTGACCGCCTCGTTATGAAGGGAAGGGCTTTTATAACATTGCTTATGCTCCTCAGTAAGAAACCACAAGACCgacaatttaaatatataagGTTGATACGTTCAAAAATGGGATAAAAGCAGCATATACTGTGAATTTATCTGCCACTCACACCCAGTACGGGCAGAGTTATGACCAAGTAGCACACAGACTCAGTTTCTTTCCTGACTTAGCATCTTATAATTTGGGATTTCCATGTGAACCTGCACAGCAAAGGTTTATCTGTCAGTCAGAATTGTGCAGGAAAAAGTGTTTGATGGAGTGATTTAATGACAAGTGCAGTGATGAGACAAGTGTCAATAAAAGGCGTTTGCATTTGTTAAGCAGGTGGGAAAAAGACTGTCACCGATGCTGAGCTGAAGGAGTTTAAGGCACAGTTAGAATGTCTTGAATGGCCCAAACCAGAGTTTTAAACAAAATGTCTGGTAAAATAACAACacattacagttacagtataaaCATGCACAGAAGGTTACACTCGAGCAGCCTTTAGTGAATGCACTATTTACTATAATTAATATGAAATGCTGCAGCTCTTTACAGTAACTGTGAAGTTTTTATAGATACGATTAAAACTACAGTACCAAAACTCCAATATAGTACCGTATGTGTTACATTTAATATGATTTGATAACAATTTATTGTATATTCATGAAACTGTCACGTTTTGTACTGTGGCATGATTCTGATTGTAAAAAGGAACTGTACATTATTCTACTGATTATTATAGTACCTTTTGCCAAAATGCAGGCTCTTTGACAGCATTTGCATGTTAGGGTCATCTACACACCTCTGCTCAAGGTACAGTACTGTGAATTACAGTACTGTCAATTCCTATGCACAATACAAAAAATGCATTAGGAGGTGCATGGTCACTTAACCTTATACAGCAAATGTatagaaaatactttttttaaaaagagtTTGAAGGAGACTGATTGATTGCTGTCACCTACAGTACttggacacatactgtaactaaatGTATGTGTGCTTAAATAAAAGTCACCACTTGTTCAGCGACTTGGGAAAGTGTTTCAGTAGGAGTATGTGCCTTTGTGTATATTATACTACTAGTAGTAGAGCAGAGAAACATTTGAGCGGTTTCTCATGTGCTGCCCGCTCTGAGGACAGGGCTGCAATGAGCTGCAGAATTGTTACAAAAAGCGCACCTATTCGGCCTTGATGATAAAGTTGGGAAAAGACTGTGATGCATTGTTTTTGCAGTGTGCATTTCAACGAGCGTTGGCCGCGAGCCGCATCTGGCCCAAATTCCCCTGCAGACAGTCACTTGGATCAGCTGGTAATAGGAATAAAAATGGCTGCCTGCAACCGTAATAGCAACAGGAGCGTgtgtgcttttctttgtctccgtACAGTAGCACTGTGAGTGGAAAAATAC contains:
- the LOC114856058 gene encoding uncharacterized protein LOC114856058 codes for the protein MKTLCVAVVVLSLTSVCQSATLACEKLLKPLDQSPDLSGRWFIIAMSSDYCLITAYLNSLIGPTFLVDVTAQDTPKVYSANFTMNAYGSCVSEVDPFFLEGSNLFKVDSNNAPTGEPDKLLLHTSCPDCIVGQTKTRISLFVLFSRRKTVTDAELKEFATQSDCLGFSKPEVLSTDHVYENCKSVKDKSDDNLPEQSAKVVEKLGGLFTAPLQCFAQSVFYYPRATLGWFQDKWDRLW